The stretch of DNA GCGCGAGAGGATCTGCACGAGAGAGGGGCTGCGCGAGGGAGGGACTGCGCGAGAGGAGCTGCGCGAGAGAGGAGCTGTGCGAGAGAGGGGTTGGCTGCGAGAGGGAGGGGAGGGCTGCAGGCCTGCGGCACTGCGCGAGAGAAGGGAGGGCTAACTACTGAGATTTTGAAGTGAAGATGATTGATGAAGTCATGAAAGAGGGGGAACTAGTAGGGCTGAGCACCTAAACGATTAATTAACAAATACAAACGGTGTCGTATTGTATCTtagtatactaattaatatgaatgtattttatatattatatatatatgtgaagagtcatcaaaaaatatatgatatatattattatatatgaatattaaaaaaaaggaaccaTATAcgaaatattagtaatacactaatatacttgatatatatatattaaatctctaatatcttatacttgatatatatatatatatatatataaatattagtaatacactaatagtattagtatattagtattagtattaatattagttatactagtagtgatcttagttatactaatagttatattagtattagttattattaatactatatattatattaatagtgatattaatactatatatagttatagtgattagtataagtatattagtattagtattagttatagtgattagcatatatatatattagtatttgctatagtgattttaatttagtataactatataatagtattagtataaatattatactaactatatcactgattgtattagtacactaatgtctaatactagtatatcactatagttaatagtaccctatagtaatataactatattagtataagttatagtgatttagtatagttataatactataagttataactatagtctatattagcattagtattagttatagtgatttagtatagttataatactataagttataactatagtctatattagcattagtattagttatagtgattagcataattatatattagtatttgctatagtgattttaatttagtataactatataatagtattagtataaatattatactaactatatcactgattgtattagtacactaatgtctaatactagtatatcactatagttaatagtatcatatagtaatatagtattagtaattaatactagagtatttatatagtaatttatatataggcttaaagtggtttactaatttatatatagtaattaatactattagtaatttatatgaataatactttagttattatacattagtattatatgttattataaatttatagattagtgtttatccattagtattacaatattacatgttgatgttattatgcatcttagtgtttatagtatattatatatacattagtattacatgctattatatttatacattagtaatttagtgttacatggtagtaatattgtaaatttgtaatagaatgatatttacatatagtcatatattaaactattattagtcaatttagtctatatattatagtataaatatattatttagctagtatattattgagtttaactaactatataagatatagttgtataaaatttaaataattaatatatagaaaaacacatctttttataaaatatgtataaaatcggaggtGGAGGCGAAGGCGAAGTCGGAGGTGGAGGCAGAGGCGGAGGGTtggagtcggatcggagcggagtcggttcatcaatgactccgactccgactccgaaaagTCTGagccggagcggagtcggagtggAGCCGGTGCAGAGTTGGATTCGGAGTCCgattgtcggatttttgctcagccctaggAGATTCTAGTTGGATTGGGCAGTCGaggggagagagggaagagCAAGCAGCGCTCCTCCCTCCTTGCAGTACCCAACAGAGGACTGACCGTTTACGGTTTATCTCGTCCTCGTGgctgaaattatttatttattttaattaattatttgtttttagagagagaagtCTCAATCTCTAGGTCACTTTTATGTCAATATatggccccgtttggattcaatAATTACTCTAACTCAATtcgtctcattttatctaatcttatcattacaatttttttaaatttttacacaaaatataataaacaattcaacttttttaaattctaaaataataatactattaaaaaataatattataataatattttattcaacttttaacttttatctaaagtcatcccatctcatcttatttcattatccaaaccatctcatcccatcttcaCCTATATCataacatgaaaaattatagTAGTCACATATAGTCTTCCATTCTTAACTTGATCTCTATTAGCAGATTTGTCTCTGCTAAAGTTGAATTTCCACTTACACATGATCATACATATCTAATGCTGGTTTAATTAAGGCAACCCCAggatatatatgtgtatatatatatatatatatatatttatatatatatataatatagtgggCGAATCTTCCCCCGTTATCTGATCTGTGATCTCTCTGCTCTTCCCTAACTACCACTTCATCACATTATATAAACCCCAAGGCACCTCCCATCACTTCTCATGAGTGGTTTGATAGCAGCAGCATAATACACCATATACATGCACTTCTTTCACTCTTAAAAAAGAACACCACTACAGCAATAGGCTagaattcagagagagagaggcgctACATTTGAATGGACACTACTATTTCAATTCTGATATacatatttctctttctcacaACTCTTTCCTCATATCCCttaatgaggaaaaaaaagaagaaaactggGAGCATATCTGAACTTCCTCCTGGTTCAATGGGGTGGCCTTACATAGGAGATACTCTCCAACTCTACTCTCAAGACCCAAACATATTCTTTGCTAAAAAGCAAAACAGGTTCTTAAAATCTGTGCTTGATGttattcttaatttcttctttaaatcttTCTTTTTGCATGCATGGTCTTCAACTTGATGGTGCTGATCTTCTTTTTTCGGTCATGTTTTAGATATGGAGAAATATTCAAAACCCACATACTTGGCTGTCCTAGCGTCATGCTGGCTAGCCCTGAGGCGGCGCGATTTGTGCTAGTGACTCATGCTCATTTGTTCAAGCCCACGTACCCCAAAAGCAAAGAGAGGATGATTGGCCCTTCCGCACTCTTCTTTCACCAAGGAAACTATCACGCCCACCTTAGGAAGCTGGTTCAAAGTTCTTTATCCCCCGAGACAATCCGGAAACTAGTTCCTGATATCGAAGTCATAGCCATTTCTGCCTTGGACTCATGGGCAGGGGGCAAGTGATCATTAATACGTTTCAAGAGCTGAAGAAGGTTGGTTTGGCGCGACAATTTATAGATAGTACTAATCATATTTATCAAACATGTTTCTAATTTGATTCTATGGCCGGGTGGCTTTAGCTTATCTACTTTGAGGTTGTGGACACGGCCTTTTTCTTGGGTAACTGACGAAGTTGTTGTTTTTTATTGCCTTATTCCTAACGTTTCATAATGGTGGTccttaaagatttttttttttttaatggttcaGCGTTAATGGGTGGCCATTATTTTTGGATCATGTTTTCCTAATATATTGATCTCCTTGATCCTTCGCATGCAGTTCTCTTTCGATGTCGGCATTCTTTCTATCTTTGGTCAGTTAGAAGGCAAATATAGAGAAAAGTTGGAGGAGAACTACTGCATAGTTGATAAGGGCTACAATTCTTTTCCAACAAAAATGCCTGGTACTGCATATGCGAAAGCACTCTCGGTAATTAAGCAACATCACCCTGTAAATACCTGACAACCTCTTACTGGAGCGCTCTTAATAAtctgatccttttttttttaccctcttcctcttccctacTCAATGAAATCTTGAAGGCAAGGAAAAGGCTTAGTCAGATTGTAAGCAAGATAATTTgtgaaagagaggagaaaaaactGCTGGAGAAGGATCTCTTGGGTTATTTGATGAACTTCAAAGATCAAAAGGGGCAAAGTTTAACTAGGGATCAAATCGCTGATAATATCATCGGAGTGTTGTTTGCTGCTCAGGACACAACAGCCAGTATCCTAACATGGATTCTCAAGTACCTCCATGATGACCAGGAACTTCTCGAAGCTGTAAAGGTAAGAATATATAATTACCTTAAAAGTTCCAACTTTCGAGTAGTAAATCTTCATGTTTGTGAACAAGGACGTAGTAATTGCTTGTATGTTGCTGCAGGCCGAGCAAAATGCAATATATGGAGAGAATGATGGAGGGAAGAGGCCCTTGACATGGGCTCAGACTAGGAGTATGCCACTTACGTATAGGGTATGTGCTATTTTACTAGTAGTACTTGTCTAGataacaatttcattaataaagtGGGACTTCTAAATGTACAGCTGGATATTCTTATTACTTTCAGGTTATCCAAGAGAGCTTGAGGATGGCAAGCATCGTATCATTTACCTTTAGGGAAGCGGTGGTTGATGTAGAGTACAAGGGTAAGGATTCAAACTAGTAGATTCTCTATCTTGAGGCTTGAGCAATCAAGTTTGCGAGGCTTTTGTTTCTTACCAGTTTCCTTTTAATATTCTGATCAGGATATCTCATACCAAAGGGTTGGAAAGTACTGCCACTGTTCAGGAATATTCATCACAACCCAGAATATTTCCCAGATCCTCATAAGTTTGATGCCTCTAGATTTGAGGTATGCGGGGTCACAAACAGAAGATCAGTTGGTGTTGAGTCAAATACTAGGAGATCATGACAAGTTTCCATTTAATTAAACTCTCCCTTTTAGGGGTGTTTGGATAAATATaggtgaataatagtgaaataatttctgaatagtaatgaaataataagaaaataatagtaaataatttgagaataatagtaaatagtatGTAGTGAAGTAGTTTGAGAATAACTGAGAACAGTTGTGTTCCCAGATAACCTTTAACTAATTTGTTTATATACATGTGGCTGCAGGTTGCTCCAAAACCCCATACTTTCATGCCATTTGGCAACGGAGAGCACGCTTGTCCCGGCAATGAGCTTGCCAAGCTAGAGATGTTCGTTTTGATCCACCATCTAGTAACCAGGTTCAGGTACccagaaatgaaaataaaaatcttctttGTATCTATATTTGCGAAATGAAGTAGAGTATAGGCTAGTTTAGAAGGGGGCGCAAGTGATGTTTTAATGcaaaataatttgagaaaaggTCCTATATATGTTGATGTTTGATGGGGTTATTAATGTTTGCAGGTGGGAGGTGGTGGGATCTCAAAGTGGGATTCAGTATGGCCCCTTCCCTATTCCCATGAATGGACTCCCAGCCATATTTCGGAAACAACCCAGCAGTCCCAAACAAGATGCCTTGCTCTCACACGAGGCCTAATCCCACCCAAAAGCCTCCTGTTTCATATATAACGGGGTTTCTATCTAATCTATCTTATTCCTCATGTTACCAATTATCTGGTAACTTGACTTTGACTAGTGCAATAAacagagagatcagagagagagagagagagagagagagagaatttgaatgggaaagattttttttttccccagttATCTATGATAtctaatatttgtaattttaagagCACGAAGTACTGAATCTTGTCTAAGCCCAAAGGACATGATGTATTGTTTTGGTCAATATTGAGTAAGGATCATAAATTGAACAATTTCCACGTGGCATTGTCTAAATGGttttttggggaggggggggtCAACAGAGGTGGTCTCAAGATAGCCACGTGTTATCAATTTGATAATCTGAATGAAAATAGATCGGGTGCCCTTGGCTGGAGGGCACTCAATCAGTATGCAAATCTCACCAGCGTAGAAAGCTTGACAATATATGTTGAGTGAGGGACCCATGTATAACAGAGTACCAACTGGTGTATTGAAACCACCTCTTCGGAATGCAATTATGGAGATAgcgagccttttttttttttttttttgaaaaaagatacctctgtatttcatatatgaacttcttgtatacattttctatcattttccagACTATTAACAATGAAATCTGGAACTTCTTCTATCCATACTTTTTCCTCAACTAAGTCTAAGGCAGCTTTTGCCAAGTTGTGAGGaacagaattttttttccctataatcAAACTGTAAAAACCAGTCCTTCCTAACCTTAAAGACATTTCTAATATCATCAATTAAGGGACCAAAAAAAGACATCTTATTCTTCACATTTCACAGCCATAATGACTGTCTTGGCATCATCTTCGAATATCACTTTCTGTATGTTGAGTTCACTACAAACCTGCATTGCCTTCCATAGAGCTTGACATGCATAGTCAGAAGAATAAtctcatgtatgtatgtatgagtAGTCGGAGTGGAAGGTGGTAGCATGCATGGTCATGAGGACCTGATCATTCATGTATTAGAAGAtcattagtaaaaaaaaaagattaatttacAAGGAAAAATCTTCTTGCAAGTAAATTTACGTACCAAATTACGTACTAATACTAACATGTAAGGCATCCATTTAATGAAACAAcacaaattgaaaatgaaaattattttcatgagataaagtacatttttttctctcaaattttttcttttttttatttttcttctatatatgaCAGGTCGTTTTAATTGGCAATATCACCACAACTTTCGACAtccataaaaaaaggaaaatggaaaaaaaacgATTCATGACTCAGTGAAACATCTCTATATATGCGCGCAGATTATAAAGCACGCATTCCTAAAATTACATAGACACTGATCATCTTCTGCCTGCATTTCTAAGAGCACGGATTAGTCAAAGTCAAATTTCACTTTTTAactaatatgagatgaatttaattttgattatttcatttatgTCAAATCTTCATATTAGAATAGtcattttttcataatataataatataatataaatttaattttgattattttatttacatcaaatttttatattgaattatttatttatttaataaaataatattaatttaaacaaaaattaattattaatttatttaattttatcatatttttagtCAAGTAACTAAAAATCgcagaaagaaaagagaacccAACCCCTCTTATGGGCCAGGCTCAACGGTGGCTTTTTAAcccaaaaagagaagaaaaaagagacgGAAAAAGAAACGAGacggaaaaaaaagaaagcacaaAGATCGTCAACCTCCACCTATCTCCCATTTCAGTTTCAGTTGCAGCCTctactctctccctctctctctccgttctctctctttctctcatttagCAACATCCTTTTCAATCTCTCTTTGCTCTGAAAATTAAGGCAGATCAATTTCTTGGATATCGGAGACTATCCGCTGAATGGAAGTTCTTTGCACCTGATTCTTTCATTTCGTTCACTGATTTCgtattttttgataatttacttGCTGATTGATGCTTCTCCTTGATACTCTGCTTCGGACGCTGACACTTACAGGAACTCGATCTGGAGCCACAATGGCGCGCCGCACCCTTGCCATTTCGTCGTCGCTGTCTTCTTTGCTCTCGGCTTCGTCGTCGCCAGGTTCTCCCTTGACAGACTCGTCTTTCGCGTAAGGTTCTTGCCTTAATATCTTTATTGCCTTGGAGCATTTTTCGTCGCTTTACAATTTTCGAGTTCTTTCTACGGTGTACGAGAAAATCTTGGGAGGGACAAGTTGCGTTTTGAACTATATATGTTGTATTcgattaatttgttttaagtaattttcatcatcaatgAGCTGCATTGTGATTTATTACGTTTGGTTGAGTGAACTTTCTTGTTTTCTTAGGTTGCAGCTTCTTAAATGCATGATTTACAGTTTCTTATATTTATCGGAAGCATTTGGTTGCTAGACTTCTTCAATGCATTATAACAAGCATGTATGAGCTGCTCTAGGATTTTGAGTCCTTGAAATCTAACGGTGAAAGAATATGTACCATAGTGCAGAATCGTCAGTTACAGCTCAAGTTTCTCCGTCTCTATCGATTTAATTGAGATGTGACACGTCCTATCTCATTCATGAAGAAAATTTCTGCTTAGGGGTTATAATTAACGTCATTcatactgataaaaaaattaatgtcaTTCATGTATTATTTTAACGGTTCACGGTACTTATTTCCACATCTAAAAATGTCTTTGCTCATGAGCATTCTTGTGTTCGCTGATGTTATACAAGTTTTTTTCAGcgtctttttcttcatttctattttatttggtaAGTGGTAAATCTCGCATCTCAATTGAAACTCCCTGTTTTCCTTTGCGATAGAACAATAGCTCTATTTTCAACATTAAGAGAGATTAAAATCATTATCCTGTGAAATTTTCCActcttttaagaaatgataattcTCCATGAATCTCGTACTAATGAGTAAGCTTATTACTATAATCCAAATGTTGACATAGATTTAATGGGAATTGAAAATAACCCATGCTCTTTCTAAGTATGAATATTCAGCTTTCTTGTTACAGTGTATAGATAAATggacaagaaaaacaaaaggacaAGGCATTTCCACACTGATTTctcattaatattttcttaattagttATTCTTTTCCTATTTCTTTCAGAGGTTGGCCATCCGGTTGTTGAGTAATGGAACTGTTCCATTGAAGATTGATGAAGCAACACGAGCAAAGTTTGTAAAATGCTCAGAGTCAATGTGGAAACTAACATACTATGCAGCTGTTGAAGCATGTATTCTCAAAATTACATACAACGAACCATGGCTCATGGATAGAAAAGGAAACTTTAGAGGCTGGCCAAATCAAGAGCTGCTGTGAGCTACTGTTGTTACCATGCACTTTATCTGACTATTTGCTTgtatttttgttcaaaattgtttaaatgtgtaaaggagaaaaaaaaaagtctatttgCATTTTGGCATATCTCCTTTTGAAACTGTAATCATAATAGAAGagattatttatgtatttgcaATAGAAGACGGTCAAGTTACTGCAGGTTCCTTGTGTGGGAAccgaaaaatatatgaaatgaaagttgTCTTGCAACTTTGTTAGAATGGTTAAAGCCTATATATTAGGGAATTGAATGGATGATGATCCAGCTGTGGACAAGATTGAAGATTTGGCCATTTCACACAGAACAGAATgtcatctcttttcaaaagtaATCTGTAAAGGGGGATCAGCAATAGTTTTCTTGCTTTTAACACCTGCCCTCCCAACCTCCATAACAATTTTAaggtttttttacttttgtccATGATAGATAAGCATAATTCCTCGTAGACTATAGTACATACAGAAACGTGCAAATGATTTGGCTCATTCcgctttgttgtaactatgcaTCTAATTTTGGCATGGGGTTTTTTCTCTAGGTTTAAATTTGACCCTCCTCTTCTGAATGCATTTGATTGGTATAGTATTACTTTTTCTAGCCAGCATCTCAGTTGTTTAAGTCATACAACATAACTGTATAGggacattttcttttgtttatgctCTCTTTCTTTGGGTGGGAACATAGACGGGGCAACGTAGGTTGGGCTTGGGATCAGGATATATCTTGCAACGtcttaaatgtttaaaattctGTCCTTTTCTAGGATGGttctagaaattttttttttttttttttgtatggttGCAATGAGTTGTTATACGTTGTTTAAACTGATCGTTTAATTCTCATTTCAGTCTTCCCTTAAAGCTTTTCTACATGTGCCAATGTGGATTCTACGTCTACAGCATTGCTGCCCTCCTTACGTGGGAGACTCGAAGGAAGGATTTCCCAGTAATGAAGTCCCATCATGTAATTACCGTTGCCTTGATTGGGTACTCATATATTACAAGGTATTACTTCCGTTTTTGTCTCAGTACAATGGATTAGCAGTCAGTTGTCcgtgcaaatttttttttggttgatttgTGTGGGAGCTTTCATACCCTTTTTGTTGGCATAGAGCTGTCCTCATTTTCTAGTTTCAAAATTGACAAaggtttgagaaaattgttgCAGAACACCTATGTACTTGCACaagtttaacaaaatatatattaacagtTTACACTGTTGAACAATGGGCCTTTGCTTCATTTGAAGATGGAAAGTTTGGTTGATGCGTGCTCTAATAGATTACCAGGTGGCGTATCTTATTGAATTGgagttttttaattatatgatgataaaacataataattgaGACGTTATTTTAAAATCAGAGGACTTTTTCTTATCAGTTTCATTGCTCccaacaaaaatatttgaataataaaatattcatggTTTGATATGTTAGTTAAACCTGCTTAGGTGATGGCGATTAGCTTCAACCTTttacacacacagacacacataTTTAATTTGAATGGACCGTTTGCTTAGTGATAATGAAGATGCTTTCAGACCATTTAGCAATAAGGGATATTTTGCAACTTTGCCGTCTGGTACGAAGATACAGTTAAAACTCTGCTGCTATGGTGATTAGATATATGGTTGTACTAAGAGTTGTTAACAGGTGATGGTACTTGGTTACATTTTCATTACTGGACTGAGATTTTTTTCAGCAGGGCATGCTAAAAGTGGTGGGATAATGCACTTATAACTTGTACATGGAGTGTTAAGTTTCTGGGGACATTCACTGCACTCTGGAGAGGAAGTTAGCCAAGTCCTATTTCATTGCATCACTGGTGTTCCAGTCTTTTGATTCTGCTCAGGCAAACCAGCCTGAGCATGCAGAGATCCTTTTATGTCTGTTTGTTCATGTCCTTTGAATTGCATCAgccattttcatgttttttatagtcttttattttgtgtttctgACATTTGTTGTTAGTGGAAAGAATAAAGATTAGCCATGTTCTGGTCACTTGCATCTTTCTCATAATTCGTTGTTGTTTGCCATGTTAGACGGTATTGCAACTGCTTGGTAGCTGCTACGGATTATAAAGACCATCAATGCTTATATTCTTAAAACTTCTGGGGTTTTTGGATTGTTAATATTTAACAGTGTTgtaacttgtcaaaaaaaataaaaaaacttgtaatattttattttagaattttttttaattgcttctATTTGGCATCACGTCCatgaatcaatttttttttttttatttattattgcaaATATAGCATCACAAAGAGGAAAGCACTCGTGTAGCTTTGTGAACTCTTCAGGGGTTCTCTGGTTGGGTCTTCTAGGTGAATAGGTCTACATCAATAAAGTTTGTGTAAGAGAACTCTTACATGTAAAAATCATTGCCCTTGAGAGTTTTGTCTACTATTTTTCTGTGTTTTTGTATAGGAGTAGGTTGATTTAACTGAGCAATATTTAGATTTATGCTAAGATGGAAATATGCAGTGGAAGAATCATTGACATTTTCCTTTTACAGTTTTTTTCGAATTGGTTCAGTTATTCTTGCCCTGCATGATGCTAGTGATATATTCATGGAAGCAGCTAAAGTTTTTAAATACTCTGAGAAGGAGCTTGCTGCAAGTGTGTTTTTTGGATTCTTTGCCGTTTCACGGCTCATTCTGCGGCTAGTATTCGTCCCTCTTTGGGTTATAAAAGCATCAAGGTTTGCCCTCAGggtaattgattttaattcaCCAGATGTGGCATTAGTGCTCCTTTTACTTATCTGTTCATGCTATTGGCATTTTCCAGCTACGATATTTGTGAGTTCTTGAAGTTATCTGAGGCCTATCCTACATTACTGTACTATGTTTTCAATACAATGTTGCTGATGCTACTCGTGTTTCACATATACTGGTGGGTACTCATATGCTCAATGATCCAGAGACAGTTGAAAAACAGAGGAAAGGTTGGAGAAGATATAAGATCTGGTAAGCCATTCACtgcttattttttatcattcagTTCATGCCCTGTGCATATGAGGTTTCCCTTTTTTGTCATTATAATTGTTATTCAGCAAATTGTTGTGagaatcctctctctctctctcacacacacacacaccctctTAGATTTCTACAGGGTGAAATGTATACGGGAGTAAAAATGTGAGAGATTTATCAATCCAAGGTTTAGATGAATATCTATATGAAACCCATAAAAACGAAGCTCTCAAGAAACTCATAGTACCCTCATGT from Juglans microcarpa x Juglans regia isolate MS1-56 chromosome 3S, Jm3101_v1.0, whole genome shotgun sequence encodes:
- the LOC121258234 gene encoding LOW QUALITY PROTEIN: abscisic acid 8'-hydroxylase 4-like (The sequence of the model RefSeq protein was modified relative to this genomic sequence to represent the inferred CDS: deleted 2 bases in 1 codon): MDTTISILIYIFLFLTTLSSYPLMRKKKKKTGSISELPPGSMGWPYIGDTLQLYSQDPNIFFAKKQNRYGEIFKTHILGCPSVMLASPEAARFVLVTHAHLFKPTYPKSKERMIGPSALFFHQGNYHAHLRKLVQSSLSPETIRKLVPDIEVIAISALDSWAGGKIINTFQELKKFSFDVGILSIFGQLEGKYREKLEENYCIVDKGYNSFPTKMPGTAYAKALSARKRLSQIVSKIICEREEKKLLEKDLLGYLMNFKDQKGQSLTRDQIADNIIGVLFAAQDTTASILTWILKYLHDDQELLEAVKAEQNAIYGENDGGKRPLTWAQTRSMPLTYRVIQESLRMASIVSFTFREAVVDVEYKGYLIPKGWKVLPLFRNIHHNPEYFPDPHKFDASRFEVAPKPHTFMPFGNGEHACPGNELAKLEMFVLIHHLVTRFRWEVVGSQSGIQYGPFPIPMNGLPAIFRKQPSSPKQDALLSHEA
- the LOC121258851 gene encoding ceramide synthase LOH2-like — its product is MDRLLSDNEDAFRPFSNKGYFATLPSVSGDIHCTLERKLAKSYFIASLVFQSFDSAQANQPEHAEILLFILALHDASDIFMEAAKVFKYSEKELAASVFFGFFAVSRLILRLVFVPLWVIKASSYDICEFLKLSEAYPTLLYYVFNTMLLMLLVFHIYWWVLICSMIQRQLKNRGKVGEDIRSDSEDDE